The DNA window CCAATAGTGATGATTAAAGATACCAGAAAAATAGGATGAATCTATCGTTAGGTATAAAGTATGAACATGAATAGAACATTCCATTATAAGGAATAGTATTGGTTGTTAATTCTTAATCTGGTAACACAAGAAAATTTGCAAGTTTTTTCATTCTTGGATCAAGAAATATGCAATCATAATGCTAGATAAACTTTCTGTGCACTGTAATGCAATCTTCATTGAATCATCGACTAAAATAATCTCTCTGCATTTTCAGTCTGGAAAGGCAAGCCTGGGAGAGGAATTGCACATGGTTTTGACAGCTGAATCAAGCAGTGGAGAAGAAATGCTCAagtatcttaatttaaaaactgAACATAAAGCCTTAGAGACTGTTAATAAATTAGAAGCTGCTATGTTTTCATGGAAAGAAAGAATGAGAATTACACAAGAAGATAGTGGCAAGTCCCCACTACGAACCTCATGGCCTTTCATGAAGGACTCCATGCCAAGTACCGAAAAGGTGGGGCTGTGGTTGGACCGTGCACAAACTCTTTTAAAGCTGCTTAAAAGTAGATACCCAAACCTTCCTCAAACATTTCTTGATGCTGCCAAAGTTCAGTATGGCAAGGTGAGTTTCTAAATGTTACTTATTCTGAGTGTGGAAAGTTTCCTACATATGCTTTCATTTATCTGCTTCAATAACAAGCATGTTACTGTTATTTGTCcccaagaaaaatgaaaaatccaTGTCATATTGAATTATTGCCTACAACGATCTTTTTTAGATTGATCTTGGTTTGAAAGATCTTTTCAAACTGTAAAATTAATTTACCTTAGAATGTCATACTAAAATATcttaaaacatctttttttgtGTTATAAAATGAAGATCTTTTTTCCTACAAGAATGAAAAGACAGAATTATGAGTTGTTGAGGTCCAAAAGTTTCTCCTTATCAACGGCGaggaaaattttcaaacattAAAGTGGTAATGTTAGCTGCTTCTTTCTGCAGGATATTGGGCATTCCATTCTGGAAGCATATTCCAGAGTTCTTGCAAGTTTAGCCTTAAGCATACTATCTAGAATAGGGGATATACTGCAGGAGGATGCTTTAAGCAATCCGAATTCCCCCATGGCATCAATTAATTCTTACTCTCCTGGGACAAGTCTTTCAGAATCTTGGGTGGCTAGCTCACATGTCAAGCACTCGTTGATTGATAAGATGAACAAGGCAGATGTACAGTACTGTGAATCTAGCTGCGATAGTAATTCTGATTTAGAGCTTTCATCTGCAGAGGCCAAAGCCAACTCTGTAACTAGCACACCAAGCCGTAATCGAGTTTGGTGCATTGGTAGAGAGGCTTGTAAAAGTGTGTCTCCCTGAATATCCCCATAGGAGGGTTTTGGAGCCTAATTTTGTATATGACTAAATGTTGATAATTGTTGTTAACATATGCTTATTATTAATGCAAGCAAATTAATAGATTTTGCCTCATAAACTCTTTTATTATGTACCATGGTGGTATATAAGAGTTTCTTTCTGACTAGGCTAAAATAAAATATCGAACATCTCAGTTATTGTATTTGGAACAAGTAGGCAATTAGGCATAACacgaaaagaaaaatgaaaggaaaagaCGTAGCAAATCAAGtagaaaaagcacaaaaataaaaaaatagtgtgATCATATGCATAATACATGCAGTCTAGTCAATCCTGAAGGAATTCTTTATCAGGTTTAGCTCTATGATGACAtcctccatgctcattctttcTTTTGATGGCTCCACGGAAGAGTGAAGTACCAATCCGGCTCCTGTCCATTTTTAAAAATGACAACATGATccctcaaaataaaattgatccaCTTCGGTCCCTGTCTCCTGATTCCGTCACACTCCTGATTCCGTCACACAACGCGGTCTCTGTGGGTATTTTTCCGTCAActcataatattaataatttactcATAGTGTATTTTAGTATTCTTTGGTGACTGATAGTGTATTTTAGTATAAagatatcaaataaaattattaatttagtttaaagagataaaaaattaaatttgttattacttttactatatattaaataatgtattcattagttttcactttATTGTGAAAAATTATCTAGATCATAATACTAATAGTATATCAtagggttattattattaatgtattaactgaattttaatgtttattatttatatatttaaaaattatatttgagaatgatttatttaatttcataataaatgatatttttaaatttaaataatttattaattaatttgtacttattataccatatatttaataatttattgaaaaaagaatattaatataataaataaaaaaataatctaaaaaaatattgtttaaaaaattataaggacaaataaatctctaaccaatttaaatttagaaacaATTAGATCCCTGTCCATTTCTGAACCTGACACGTCAGCATTTTCTGTTCAGAGTTGACAGAAAAATACCCACAGAAACCGCGTTGTGTGATAGAATCAGGGGACAAAGACCAAagtggattgattttattttgaggGATCGCGTTGTCATTTTTAAAAATGGACAGAAACACCGGATTGGTACTTCACTCCCACGGAACAAGCAAGTCCAATCTTAAACGGTGATTGTAAACACTTCTCTGCATCAGAACGTCTTATTGTCGAGTTGCCCCTGCTGTTTTCTGCTGCTGCTGTTCCATCTACTAGAATGAGACCCGTGCAATGCGCAGGACGGTAAATTaatgatagtatataataaatattaaaaattgttatattttgtagaaataaattaaatgtgtAAATTGAAGCTAAATTTAAaaagtgttttattttaaataatttgtagtACAAAAGATTTGGATGTTGGAGTTGTACaaagtgacatttttatttggtgATTTGATTTTTGCATTTGTTTTAGTTGATAGACTTAGTCATCTTATGTGGCGCTcgtcttccttttttctttttgtctagGTTTTTGCGAAGACATGTTCTTTAtgaattgttgagtttgatgCACTTTTTATTGTGTTATTTGGTTCCATCTTTGTATGTATCATGTATGTTCTTCTTTCGAAGATGTGTCTTGAATTTGTATGGTTTTCTTTCTCCTTAATCTCTTGATGGGGTAGTGCTTCAATGTCATTATTTTTCTGAAATGTCATTAGtgagttatttataaaaattaataaattaattgttgcggttaaaaatttattgtattgtttataacgataaaatataataaatataagaatataaattCAATGTATTTGGAGGTTACAAATttattggattctattttttagttttttatttgtatctaATATGAAAATGTATGTCTAATATCATATTTTTTGGTTTCGTTTTGATACtcttttaataaatttgtttttttttttagttttcaaatattcttttcaaaatttatattgataaaattaaatagaatttgtttttaataataagtaaaaaCTACAATAATAGTTCTTTGTACCTAATgttatttctaaaaattaaaataattaatttttcttttatcaaagATACAGAGACTCGAATTCGCGACCAATATGGGAGACTATGCTATTTGAGGTATAACATTATTgtggttataaatttattgtattatttataacggtaagatataataaatataggaaTATGAGCCAACTTTATTCTTTAAGAGATCATctcatttaaaaagaaaaagtagtaaATAAAAAGTATATACATTTGGCGACATTGGTGGTTTACATGAGAGGCAACCCCCAAGGATTAATTGAAGATAAGCAGATATATAGAGCCTGAGAGTGATTACAAGCAGAGAATATTTTGCAGTACCAAGTATCTTAGCTTATTAACTTTTTGAAATATACAGGCAATCCCAATATACGTTTTGTATTTGcttgtatttttattagtgaAATGAAAGAATACAGCTGACTGTGAAATACTTACTTTAGTTTCTTGATTATTGTTAAGCTATCCTTTTTATCATCGGTGAAAGATGATTAAGAGAAGattacaacaataataataatgtttattACTTATTACATTGAAAATGGAAGATCATCTAGATTTCAGGGTGGGCTTTGACATTTAAGACAGGTTTACCACAAGTAGGGTTGCATGGAAAGGCACAATCAATGTGTTGGAAAGGCTTTCGTTCATAAAACCAGTCACCAACGGCCTTAGCAATAGTCTGCAAATTAGTAATAAGATAAGCAAAGCAGAAAGAAAGAGTGAGTGCGTGTAAGAAATACATACAGTATTTGCAAGCTGAGGTGCATCAGGATTGAACCAAAGCTCTTGCATTCCCGTTTGGCAGTGGATGTAGCAAGAATCTATGAACATTCCTTTTGATGGAGAGTTCTGCACCCCACTCAATGCCTTTATGAAATCCTCTCTAAACCCTGAACAAATCAAACACGTTACTCATATTAACATACACACATTCATTGATTCTATTCTTTTTCACCTTGCACAGCATCTAGTTCATCAGGTGTGCAATTGCTTAAGTTCTCTTTGCAGTTTTTCCAGCTTCCGTGTGGATCCGCCATCCCCGGTACCAAAATGTTTCTAATCTGAATGAAAATCACACAGATAATGTTGGGATCTTCCTACTATGATCCGCAATTTAACAGAATAATATGATCATGTCACCTGCCATGAGTCATAGGCTGCATTTACAACGAAAATGGGCGTGGCGATATCTTGTGCCACATATTGTGGGAAAAAGCACTGCACCAGAAGCAGAGGTATCAGTGCTTGCTTCTTGCTTGCACAGTTACATAAATCAATCATAGACTTACCAGGCCAGCACCATATTTTGAAGTGCAGGATTTAGACAAATACTTTGCTGATCCCTATAACATGGAAACCTCTTATCTTACTCATTATGGTGAGAAGtaggaaaaataaattcaaaagttAAAGTAGGCCAAGAGTAGAGTAGAGTACATGTGTTTCAACAACTCCTTTGTAGAAATtttcaatgtgctttgttccAGAGACATCTGGTCTGTTACACAACATATTTAAGCAAGTATCAAGTATGAAGAAGCAGAGCAAAACTAAGTAAGGAGTCATACACATGGATAAAATAGCCGGCATCCGGCACGCATTTCACTCTGGCACCATTTGGTAGGAAGGATTTGAAGCGATCGCAGTTCAATATAGCAGCCAATCCTCCAGCAGAGCATCCGGAGAGAATAGCCTGTGTAATAAGTaattgagtgagtgagtgaATCATAGAATAAGAATAGTCTTAATGTAATGTGTGTGTCATTCTTACATTTTCAGCATTCTCCATTCCTTTTGCAAGTAAATGCTTAATGACTGCTTCAAAAATTCTTGCTCCTCTGAAGTGCAGATTGTTTATCTGATTTCACAACATAAATAATATCATGTCATAAAAATGTAATAGAATTTCCAAAtacattcaaaattttgaaaacacttaCTGGATCAACTTCTTCCACATCACCAGTAAATGATGATCCATCACAGTACCTAATCTTGATTCTGTTCCAGTTGTAGAAATCTGGAAACAAATGCATAACATAACATAACACaatatgaatatgaatatgTGTAGTGTAACTCTGGATATACCAACCTGGATTATAAACTTGTTGGTTGTTAAGTATTCCATAAAAGCCAGACTGCGTATCCATTTGTTTGGATGAACCTAAGCGAGTGTCCTTGCGTTGAAGGCAAGTAGATACATCATTGCACCATCCTCCTCCCTATTAGCAACAAAACACAACTGCTTTAAAATAATGAGCCTTTCACTTTAACTTAAATTATGCATTCATCTTCCTATTCTCTAAGCATCCTAACATTTCAATTTTTGGAAAGGGATATACCTCAAGAAAAACAATCCAGCTGTTAACACCTTCGCCGGATCCCTTATCGAAGTGGTAGGCCGGTGGACTACCATCCAAACAAACTGCACAGACGTGCTTAACTTGAATTTCCCAAACTAAATAAATATCATTGAAAATTGAACACAGTTATAATGCTCAGGATCAAGATGATCCCTATAATCAACCACCAAAACAATTGTTCGTTACCAGCTCCTTTTGATTCTGCATCCTCCAAGTAAGTGATTGGAACAAAACCAGATCCTTCTGACTTTACCAATAACAGTACACATACTGGAAGATTTAACCATTGCCAAATTCTTGATATCTCCATTCAgcaaaatcaaataacaaaacTTATgcatttgaaaacaaaaacaatgtgCGTTAAGTACAAGTATCAAGATACATACATAATTAACATAATACCAAAAGATTTTGGCCTGTTAGAATATATTATGATAAATTAACATTCATTCTAATTCTTTAGCATATCTTagtatttattataggatattacgtTTTTATTATTTCGGTGCCGCTTATAAATATCATTGTATATTGAATCATTACacacaacttgaatacacaCAAATCTTTCTCTACTTCTTTCTCTTACCTTTCTAACATGGCCAAAGTGAAACCATAGATGACATCCTTGAATCATATATGAATAGTGTAACCATCAAGGTTGGCACTTAACAAACAGAAAGGAAGAAAATATTTCCTACACTTCCAATTCTTTTATTGACAGATATAGAGATAAAAGTTAAATATAAAGGAAAGAAAGGAATAAGAGAAGATCATTTTTAGAATGATCTTGGTTGGAAAGATCTTTTCAAACTGTAAAGTTAATTTATCTTTGAATACCGTAGTAAAATATCTTGAACATCTTTTTTTGTGTTATAAAATGAAGATCTTTTTCCTACAAGAATGAAAAgagataattattagttgaggTCCAAAAGTTTCTTCTTATCGAAGGTGTGGAAATTTTTGAAACATTAAGTGGTAATGTTAGCTGCTTCTTTTTGCAGGATATTGGGCATTCCATTCTGGAAGCATATTCTAGAGTTGTTGCAAGTTTAGCCTTAAGCatactaaaagaaaaatgaaagggaAAGAAGTATCAAATCAAGTAGAAAAAGCATAAAAATAGAAATGCTGTGATGATATGCATAATACATGCAGTCTAGTCAGCATTTCCAGAAGAATCCCAAAGCTATACATGTCGCCTTCTTTTGATGCCTCATAACCCATTCCATACTCTGCAATATGCTCTAGTTTGATTAATGCTTTGGAAGATATTACTAGAGAGTAGACTAAAAAATCCAAAGGACCAAAAGCAAAATGATTTTCTGAATTACAAAAATGGTTCCAGTAAAATAGTTGAATTCCATGGTAATGTGACAGGAATGATAAACTTAACTGGTTAtaactcaaatccaatctttttctctttctttttaagtGTAAATTAAACTGATCATCTCTGAGGTTAGATAAATATTAAACGGAACATGTTTCTGTTTATATAGGGAGATGGTGCAAACATGACAATTCAACAATGGTTATATAAGCAGAGTAAGAGTAATTAAACACCCCCTCcttccctctctcttcttttctgcTTATTAGTTGCATGCAGATTATTGCAAAGCACCGAATGCAGTTAAAGGAGCAATACTATGCATGTAGTTGAGAAAAGAGAAACGTTACaaaacagaaaggaaataaTACATTGACCTTTAAGTCGGTATATTACACTTTAAAATTGTACTAGAATGAGACCCACCCGACGTGCGAGAGGTAAATTaatgatagtatataataaatattaaaaatgactATGTTTTATAGAATTAAATACGTGTAactaaagttaaatttaaaaggtGTTTTGTTTAAAATGTTGGAAATAAGTAGTATGACTACAATCTAATCAatcatgtgtcaaataatttgttattgttattatattaaaatgttaatataataagatcattgattaaatttagagatctatcattgtgatagtgatcataatattgagagataaatcttttataatttaatctaaattattttttgtcatacaattattaaaaatgacattaataatccggaaagatcaatatatatagtcttcattggatgaagattaatagatctcatttattaaattatatatatagatggtgcatatagagatatgaccattgaactgactcactGATTATTTTGTTCATGTTTGTAATATTTTATAGTTTTCTTTTTGGGTTTCGATTGGATAGGTCAAATACCGGATACCATTAAGCAGTATCGCAGATGTAGCCTGTTTTGGAGAAACCCAACTTGCCCATTGAATTTTGTTCTTAACTTCTTATCCATTACCATTTCACGTACATTGCTTTCTCACGCCGCAATGAATTTCTTGAAGACTTTGCATATTCACAACTCCTATAGCCAAAAGGGGCTCTATCCAATCTTTATTCAATCTTTTAAATCCAATGTAATTAGATATCTTACTATATTAatagaattaaaagaataaattaattttatggaaaagctctgcatacaagccattagggcttgtatgctttacaagtttattaaacaataaatttaaaatacgcGCTCCTCCACGTACGTTGattacacgcgctatataaTATCCCGCGTATATCTAACTTCcaactttaaaatatttgtttccttcttcgttttcgttattttgagatttggttgttcttcttctcgtGCGTCTTCCCTCATTCTTCTCCATcgatcttttcctcttcttttctcactggtatgttcttcgtttacgttctttttctctctctgcaactcgagcttcgttttctcttttgatttgttgttttctgaaatcaaagtttgaactcgttttgaagataatggatccttcaagctctgattGTGTGCTGAATCCAGGCGatgtggattatgaatttgaatctaacgaagttcctgaggtttgatttacagtaatttgtatagcattgtgtagtTTAAAAATTGCTGAACATTGTTTAATTACctggaatttatagcagacgctcgggtgtagatcaattcttctttgggtgtattttagctataagtgtgggtgtatatacactttactggttttttgttatttttaattgagttgttgttgttcaggTGTATTTtatcagacatgattgggtgtgtttttagtttttga is part of the Arachis duranensis cultivar V14167 chromosome 1, aradu.V14167.gnm2.J7QH, whole genome shotgun sequence genome and encodes:
- the LOC107475449 gene encoding pectin acetylesterase 8-like; its protein translation is MEISRIWQWLNLPVCVLLLVKSEGSGFVPITYLEDAESKGAVCLDGSPPAYHFDKGSGEGVNSWIVFLEGGGWCNDVSTCLQRKDTRLGSSKQMDTQSGFYGILNNQQVYNPDFYNWNRIKIRYCDGSSFTGDVEEVDPINNLHFRGARIFEAVIKHLLAKGMENAENAILSGCSAGGLAAILNCDRFKSFLPNGARVKCVPDAGYFIHVPDVSGTKHIENFYKGVVETHGSAKYLSKSCTSKYGAGLCFFPQYVAQDIATPIFVVNAAYDSWQIRNILVPGMADPHGSWKNCKENLSNCTPDELDAVQGFREDFIKALSGVQNSPSKGMFIDSCYIHCQTGMQELWFNPDAPQLANTTIAKAVGDWFYERKPFQHIDCAFPCNPTCGKPVLNVKAHPEI